A single window of Magnetococcus marinus MC-1 DNA harbors:
- the tnpB gene encoding IS66 family insertion sequence element accessory protein TnpB (TnpB, as the term is used for proteins encoded by IS66 family insertion elements, is considered an accessory protein, since TnpC, encoded by a neighboring gene, is a DDE family transposase.), producing MMRPAADLTEVHICLKPVDFRKGINGLAVLVESELALNPFESGLFVFTNRGRDKIKVLYWERNGFCLWQKRLEAERFHWPSGDKDAAQKVTGQQLNWLLDGYNLNLMQPHKKVQFSSII from the coding sequence ATGATGCGCCCAGCAGCAGATCTGACAGAGGTTCATATTTGCCTGAAACCTGTAGACTTTCGCAAGGGGATCAATGGGCTGGCTGTTCTCGTTGAATCAGAGCTGGCTCTGAATCCTTTCGAGAGTGGGTTGTTTGTCTTTACCAATCGCGGGCGGGATAAAATCAAGGTTTTGTACTGGGAGCGCAATGGTTTTTGTCTCTGGCAAAAACGTCTGGAAGCTGAGCGATTCCACTGGCCTTCAGGGGATAAAGATGCTGCGCAGAAGGTTACAGGCCAGCAGTTGAACTGGCTTCTGGATGGCTACAATTTAAACCTTATGCAGCCCCATAAAAAAGTGCAATTTTCGTCAATAATATAG
- the tnpC gene encoding IS66 family transposase produces MKIKPQTLPDDPAELKALVQSLQEEMKLLREQLHILISKRFGRSSEKYDPNQLGLFDEAELIGATAADDVEESATDKGGAASGHSRKKRGRKPFPDWLNRVEVIHELPESERRCGVDGSELVEIGREVSEQLDIVPAKVQVIRNIQIKYGCPHCKSGVKTAPAPRRPIPKLLGTAAMLAHVVVSKYADGLPLYRQGSILTRAGIDLPRNTLAHWMILAGREIQPLINLMRDQLLAYPIIQMDETPVQVLKEPQKIAQSKSYMWVQRGGPPDKPIILFHYDPTRSSKVPKDLLADYKGYLQTDAYAGYLDVAAQPDIIHLGCMSHARRKFDEAIKALGTNKNRKATRADEALTMVQQLYAIEKELRKDEADAETRFKVRQAKAKPVMAELRVWLEKNLPLTPPKSALGKAMAYLFTEWRKLIRYLDDGRLEIDNNACENAIRPFVIGRKGWLFSTSVKGVKASANLYSLIETAKANGLEPFAYFQHLFTKLPYAERVDDFDRLLPWNVDKADLSTS; encoded by the coding sequence ATGAAAATAAAGCCTCAAACACTGCCCGATGACCCTGCCGAATTGAAGGCGCTGGTACAATCTCTTCAAGAAGAGATGAAGCTGCTGCGTGAGCAGTTGCACATCCTCATATCCAAACGCTTCGGACGCTCCAGTGAGAAATATGATCCTAATCAGCTGGGGCTGTTTGACGAAGCTGAACTCATTGGTGCGACTGCGGCGGATGATGTCGAGGAATCTGCCACGGATAAAGGGGGTGCCGCATCTGGGCATTCGCGTAAGAAACGTGGGCGCAAGCCTTTCCCTGACTGGTTAAACCGCGTCGAGGTGATTCATGAACTGCCAGAGTCGGAGCGGCGCTGTGGTGTGGATGGTTCCGAGCTGGTAGAGATTGGTCGAGAGGTCAGCGAGCAGCTGGATATCGTGCCGGCCAAGGTACAAGTCATCCGTAACATCCAGATCAAATATGGCTGTCCCCACTGCAAGTCTGGCGTAAAAACCGCCCCAGCCCCTCGCCGTCCAATCCCTAAACTGCTGGGCACAGCCGCAATGCTGGCGCATGTGGTGGTCAGTAAGTATGCCGATGGCCTGCCTCTCTACCGTCAAGGTTCGATTTTAACCCGCGCTGGTATTGATCTTCCACGTAACACTCTGGCTCATTGGATGATTCTCGCTGGACGTGAGATTCAGCCGCTCATTAACTTGATGCGGGATCAGCTTTTAGCCTATCCCATCATTCAGATGGATGAGACACCGGTTCAGGTGCTCAAAGAACCCCAAAAAATCGCCCAAAGCAAATCCTATATGTGGGTACAGAGAGGCGGTCCTCCAGATAAACCGATCATCTTGTTTCATTATGACCCCACTCGCAGCAGCAAGGTCCCTAAAGATCTGTTGGCTGACTATAAAGGCTATCTACAGACCGATGCCTATGCGGGCTATCTGGATGTTGCAGCCCAGCCAGATATTATCCATCTGGGTTGTATGAGCCATGCACGACGCAAGTTTGATGAAGCCATCAAGGCGCTGGGCACCAACAAAAACCGCAAAGCCACTCGGGCGGATGAAGCGCTGACCATGGTACAGCAGCTCTACGCCATAGAAAAAGAGCTGCGCAAGGATGAAGCCGATGCCGAAACGCGATTCAAAGTGCGTCAAGCTAAAGCCAAACCTGTCATGGCTGAGTTGAGAGTCTGGTTGGAAAAGAATCTACCCCTGACACCACCTAAAAGTGCTTTGGGAAAAGCCATGGCCTATCTGTTTACAGAGTGGCGTAAGCTTATCCGCTATCTGGATGACGGCCGCTTAGAAATCGATAACAATGCCTGTGAAAACGCCATCCGCCCCTTTGTTATCGGTCGGAAAGGGTGGCTTTTCAGCACATCTGTTAAGGGCGTTAAGGCCTCCGCCAACCTCTACAGCCTCATCGAAACCGCCAAAGCCAACGGCCTGGAGCCGTTCGCTTACTTCCAGCATCTCTTCACAAAACTCCCCTACGCCGAGCGGGTCGATGATTTTGACCGCCTACTTCCTTGGAATGTGGATAAGGCCGATCTGTCAACTTCCTGA
- a CDS encoding ATP-binding protein, producing the protein MAGIAVKSTNQSDKTIKGLPKNPRQSAYIYIIQLLFIFLLFSFFSFSGLELMSGLRGWVKAEGTWSKNQKSAVIQLISYSATGDALDYEKFQQALIPIMYMRKARNALQESPPNFEIASHNLKASGVHSNDIRTMSLIIVHLSWLEQIKEAIRIWELGDKEIFKLQDLAEKIQYTHNINGKNTVSPNILKQIKLIDNNATKLENNFSLVLGELGRLAKSLLNTLFATSFIFSSLISISLFKIVYSKFSKAAIAQEKLNREILIEKESQIIAAEILNKEKSLFIANISHEIRTPLNAIIGLGELLQEEITDFEHKRQLNILTSAGDNLLLLINDILHLSKIESGSMLIEENIFSLQNLLNNTVGMFEQGASKKGLYLKVEVKNALPSFVKGDIHRLRQVLFNLLGNAVKFTSCGGVTLTVSALENDRLSFSVSDTGIGIPSSLQEKIFLPFQQADSSITRKFGGTGLGLAITQSLIVQMQGNLSVESHEGTGSTFTFDLPLPETDPPQNHLLNSSSDNSIASPAVDRRQWERQKICADSTANKPAKRILLVDDSEDNRSLIQAYLRRYPHALTTAENGKEALTLVKEKHFDIIFMDIQMPVMDGLSATRAIRAWELTQQSNRNVPIIALTAHVMLEDEKKSIDAGCNFHLTKPIKKARLIDIIDNHAL; encoded by the coding sequence ATGGCGGGGATAGCTGTGAAATCAACTAATCAGTCAGATAAAACGATCAAAGGGCTACCCAAAAATCCCAGGCAGTCTGCATACATTTATATTATCCAGCTTCTGTTTATTTTCTTGCTTTTTTCTTTCTTCAGCTTTTCGGGCCTGGAGTTAATGTCAGGCTTACGAGGTTGGGTGAAGGCTGAAGGCACGTGGTCTAAGAATCAAAAATCTGCTGTCATTCAACTGATCAGTTATTCTGCTACAGGAGACGCTCTGGATTACGAGAAGTTTCAACAAGCACTAATTCCAATTATGTATATGAGAAAAGCGAGAAATGCGTTACAGGAAAGTCCACCAAACTTTGAAATTGCTTCCCATAACCTTAAAGCTTCAGGAGTTCACTCGAATGATATTCGCACTATGAGCTTGATTATTGTTCACCTTAGCTGGCTAGAACAGATAAAAGAAGCAATCCGTATTTGGGAGCTAGGTGATAAAGAGATTTTCAAGCTGCAGGATTTAGCAGAAAAAATTCAATACACTCACAATATAAACGGAAAAAACACTGTTTCACCAAACATATTAAAACAAATAAAACTGATAGATAATAACGCAACCAAGCTTGAAAACAATTTCTCACTTGTTCTTGGTGAATTAGGTCGACTTGCAAAAAGCCTATTAAATACACTATTTGCTACGAGCTTCATCTTTTCTTCTCTAATAAGCATTTCTTTATTTAAAATAGTTTATTCAAAATTTAGCAAAGCAGCCATTGCCCAAGAAAAGTTAAACAGAGAAATACTGATCGAAAAAGAATCTCAGATAATAGCAGCAGAAATTTTAAACAAAGAAAAAAGTCTGTTCATTGCAAATATAAGCCATGAGATTCGTACTCCCTTGAATGCGATAATTGGACTAGGTGAACTTCTTCAAGAAGAGATAACAGATTTTGAACATAAACGACAATTAAACATACTGACAAGCGCTGGAGATAATCTTCTATTATTAATAAATGATATTCTTCACCTATCTAAAATTGAATCAGGCAGCATGTTAATTGAAGAAAATATATTTTCATTACAAAATTTGTTAAACAATACAGTGGGAATGTTCGAGCAGGGAGCTTCTAAAAAGGGCTTATATCTAAAAGTCGAGGTGAAAAACGCCTTGCCATCATTTGTGAAAGGCGACATTCACAGGCTTAGACAGGTTTTATTCAATTTGCTAGGCAATGCGGTTAAGTTTACTTCCTGTGGTGGAGTGACTTTAACGGTATCGGCGCTTGAAAATGATCGGCTAAGCTTTTCTGTAAGTGATACAGGTATTGGCATACCATCATCTTTGCAAGAAAAGATCTTTCTTCCATTTCAACAAGCAGACTCTTCTATCACTAGAAAATTCGGCGGCACAGGTTTAGGACTAGCTATCACTCAGAGCTTGATCGTTCAAATGCAAGGAAATCTTTCTGTTGAAAGCCATGAAGGAACCGGTAGCACCTTTACTTTTGATTTGCCATTACCGGAAACAGATCCTCCGCAGAATCACTTATTAAATAGTTCCTCAGATAATTCAATAGCTAGCCCTGCAGTAGATAGACGGCAATGGGAACGACAAAAAATCTGTGCTGATTCGACAGCAAACAAGCCAGCTAAACGAATTCTTCTCGTAGATGATTCTGAGGATAATCGATCATTGATTCAAGCATACTTACGCAGATATCCCCATGCACTAACAACGGCAGAAAACGGTAAAGAAGCCCTAACACTGGTCAAAGAAAAACATTTTGATATCATTTTTATGGATATTCAAATGCCGGTTATGGATGGACTATCTGCCACAAGGGCTATTAGAGCCTGGGAGTTAACTCAACAATCGAATAGAAATGTTCCGATAATTGCTCTGACGGCACATGTTATGCTCGAGGATGAAAAAAAATCTATTGATGCTGGCTGTAATTTTCATCTTACCAAACCAATCAAAAAAGCGCGCTTAATCGACATCATTGATAACCATGCGCTCTGA
- the tnpA gene encoding IS66 family insertion sequence element accessory protein TnpA yields the protein MSKTSQKHLRQEHIKFWHNHLEAQRLSGMSVRVYAGQHGLAASTFYEWRKRLLAMGEALQSEDVRAEPLFQSFKIERLAETTSACQIRLNNGVVIEWPGGEGVALMSILRMTAALS from the coding sequence ATGAGCAAGACATCTCAAAAACATCTCAGGCAAGAGCATATCAAATTTTGGCATAATCACCTTGAAGCGCAGCGTTTGTCAGGGATGAGCGTGCGTGTGTATGCTGGTCAGCATGGATTAGCGGCATCGACGTTTTACGAATGGCGCAAACGTCTGCTGGCCATGGGCGAAGCATTGCAATCGGAGGATGTTAGAGCAGAGCCCCTTTTTCAAAGTTTCAAGATTGAGCGCTTAGCGGAAACCACTTCAGCCTGTCAGATTCGACTCAATAATGGGGTGGTGATTGAGTGGCCAGGCGGTGAAGGAGTCGCTTTGATGTCCATTTTGCGCATGACGGCAGCGTTGTCATGA